The Deinococcus carri genome contains a region encoding:
- a CDS encoding electron transfer flavoprotein subunit alpha/FixB family protein, with protein sequence MILIVAEHAGGKLAKSTLEMVTAARQSGREGPVTVLVLGQGVADIANAAAAVADQVLVADMPQLATYNAEVWAAATAQIAQEGEASTIIIGGSRSGREYAPRVAVKLDAPYLEDVIRLSAQGNALQAQRYTYLARVTETVEAEAPVIVVTVKPGSFAPAAAAGASGEQYDVELDLPAPRVEVTGKSVEKSSRVALTEADVIVTGGRGVGSPENFATYVEGLADRIGAGVGATRAVVDAGWRPYAEQVGQTGKTVQPGAYIALGVSGAVQHLSGMGKSKYIVAINKDAEAPIFKVADYGIVGDVNQIVPALIEAAGK encoded by the coding sequence ATGATCCTGATCGTTGCCGAACACGCGGGCGGCAAGCTCGCCAAATCCACCCTGGAAATGGTCACGGCCGCCCGGCAGTCGGGCCGTGAAGGCCCCGTCACGGTGCTGGTGCTGGGCCAGGGGGTCGCGGACATCGCCAACGCCGCCGCCGCCGTGGCCGATCAGGTGCTGGTCGCGGATATGCCCCAGCTCGCCACCTACAACGCCGAGGTCTGGGCCGCCGCCACCGCGCAGATTGCCCAGGAGGGCGAGGCCAGCACCATCATCATCGGCGGGAGCCGCTCGGGCCGCGAGTACGCCCCCCGTGTGGCCGTGAAGCTGGACGCCCCGTACCTCGAAGACGTGATCAGGCTCAGCGCCCAGGGCAATGCCCTCCAGGCGCAGCGCTACACCTACCTCGCCCGCGTGACCGAGACGGTCGAGGCCGAGGCCCCGGTCATCGTGGTGACGGTGAAGCCCGGTTCCTTTGCGCCCGCAGCGGCGGCAGGGGCGTCGGGCGAGCAGTACGACGTGGAACTCGACCTCCCCGCGCCCCGTGTGGAAGTGACCGGCAAGAGCGTCGAAAAGAGCAGCCGCGTGGCGCTGACCGAGGCCGACGTGATCGTGACTGGCGGGCGCGGCGTGGGCAGCCCCGAGAACTTTGCCACCTACGTGGAGGGCCTGGCCGACCGCATCGGGGCGGGCGTGGGCGCGACCCGCGCCGTCGTGGACGCGGGCTGGCGGCCCTACGCCGAGCAGGTGGGGCAGACCGGGAAGACCGTACAGCCGGGAGCCTACATCGCCCTGGGCGTGAGCGGCGCGGTGCAGCACCTCTCGGGCATGGGCAAGAGCAAGTACATCGTCGCCATCAACAAGGACGCCGAGGCCCCGATCTTCAAGGTCGCGGACTACGGCATCGTGGGCGACGTGAACCAAATTGTGCCCGCGCTGATTGAAGCCGCTGGCAAGTAA
- a CDS encoding phospholipase A2, producing MKKLAFAVPLALTLAACGQSPTASTSGSLTAAYASRPELQDPDSQAILARYANDPGLLAALQEAYGERPADLSRPAAPALTGLDLASDRLAYIKRVAWGTVAAYNGEYANQSAVNARYPGLDWSRDGCSAPDGVGLGYREDFRPACNVHDFGYRNLKVYQRTDANRLATDDAFYKNMKVICEAKSWYKEPPCYTAAYAYYQGVRVGGGSSFQ from the coding sequence ATGAAGAAACTGGCCTTTGCCGTCCCCCTGGCCCTGACCCTCGCCGCCTGTGGGCAGTCCCCCACCGCTTCCACGTCCGGCAGTCTGACGGCCGCTTATGCGTCCCGCCCCGAACTTCAGGACCCGGACAGCCAGGCCATCCTGGCGCGCTACGCCAACGACCCCGGTCTGCTGGCCGCCCTTCAGGAGGCGTATGGGGAGCGGCCCGCTGACCTCTCGCGCCCCGCCGCGCCCGCCCTCACGGGGCTGGACCTCGCCAGCGACCGTCTCGCCTACATCAAGCGGGTGGCGTGGGGCACGGTGGCCGCCTACAACGGCGAGTACGCCAACCAGAGTGCCGTAAATGCCCGTTATCCTGGCCTGGACTGGTCGCGTGACGGATGCAGCGCCCCGGACGGCGTGGGCCTGGGCTACCGCGAGGACTTCCGGCCCGCCTGCAACGTCCACGACTTCGGCTACCGCAACCTCAAGGTCTACCAGCGTACGGATGCCAACCGCCTCGCCACCGACGACGCCTTCTACAAGAACATGAAGGTCATCTGTGAGGCCAAGAGCTGGTACAAGGAGCCGCCCTGCTACACCGCGGCCTATGCCTACTATCAGGGTGTGCGGGTGGGTGGGGGCAGCAGCTTCCAGTAG